In one Rhopalosiphum padi isolate XX-2018 chromosome 3, ASM2088224v1, whole genome shotgun sequence genomic region, the following are encoded:
- the LOC132924538 gene encoding phenoloxidase 1-like isoform X2 yields the protein MADKNNILYLFDRPTEPIFIGKGDDNVSFDVPTEYLIDRYKPLASDIQTRFPGGKTIPIIKLNNIPDLSIPLGLSRNAPFSLFNPSHSKMASKLIEILMNTKSYDELLSLSVYCRDRINPYMFTYALSVVLIHRPDTRNLRLPSHSEMFPSLYMNSSVFSRAREESAVVQAGSRTPIEIPHDYSANNLDSEHRVSYFREDIGINLHHWHWHLVYPFDGPLNIVNKDRRGELFFYMHQQIIARYNMERLSNNLNRVVRLTNWNEPIAEGYFPKLDNILANRVWSPRPANAVLTNISREVEQITFDIEDLVRWRDRLFNAIHSGFIINTAGQQVRLTENDGINILGNLIEASILSQNPNLYGSLHNNGHNAIAYIHDPDNRFLENYGVMGDSATAMRDPIFYRWHAYIDDIFQEFKSTIPSYTIQNLGFDSVNVQSIEVTATGLPRNEFATFWQQSDTELSRGLDFLPRGSVFARFTHLQHAPFNYKIVVENNGNQRVGTVRIFLAPKFDERGLPFLFREQRKLFVELDKFSVSLKRGRNEIVRRSVESSVTIPHEVTYRNQGSSRPAANTDAAATFNFCGCGWPQNMLIAKGSVDGFQCQLFVMVSNGENDQVPNAQGDAQVCDDASSYCGVLNSRYPDARSMGYPFDRLPRDGVVTLQQFLTPNMVTQDVRIRFNNRTVAPLQNATANRPATGTTQTTGNRRN from the exons ATGgcagacaaaaataatattttatacttgttcgATCGTCCTACTGAACCTATATTCATCGGGAAAGGCGATGATAATGTGTCTTTCGATGTGCCTACTGAATACTTG aTCGACCGTTACAAACCATTGGCATCGGACATTCAAACTCGTTTTCCCGGTGGTAAAACCATTCCAATCATCAAGTTGAACAATATTCCTGACTTATCAATTCCACTAGGACTTAGTAGAAATGCGCCATTTTCGCTTTTCAACCCATCCCACAGTAAAATGGCCTCGAAGCTCATCGAGATTCTAAtga ACACGAAATCGTACGACGAACTCTTATCACTTTCTGTGTACTGTCGCGACCGGATCAACCCGTACATGTTTACTTACGCACTGTCCGTAGTATTAATACACAGACCCGACACTCGCAATTTAAGACTACCATCGCACTCGGAAATGTTTCCTAGTCTGTACATGAACTCTTCGGTGTTCAGCCGCGCCAGAGAAGAATCGGCTGTGGTTCAAGCCGGCTCTAGG ACTCCAATCGAAATACCGCACGATTATTCTGCCAACAACCTGGACTCGGAGCACAGGGTTAGTTATTTCCGCGAAGACATTGGCATCAACCTCCATCACTGGCATTGGCATTTGGTCTACCCGTTCGACGGACCGCTCAATATTGTAAATAAGGACAGGCGTGgtgaattgtttttttacatGCACCAACAAATTATAGCTAG ATACAACATGGAACGGTTAAGCAATAATTTGAATAGAGTAGTTCGTTTGACCAACTGGAATGAACCGATTGCAGAGGGCTACTTCccaaaattagataatattttagctAATCGTGTGTGGTCTCCAAGACCCGCCAATGCAGTACTTAca AATATTAGCAGAGAAGTAGAACAAATCACATTTGACATAGAAGATCTTGTGCGTTGGAGAGACCGTCTGTTCAATGCTATTCATTCTGGATTTATTATCAac aCTGCTGGTCAACAAGTTAGATTAACTGAAAATGACGGAATAAACATATTAGGAAATCTTATCGAAGCTAGTATATTAAGTCAAAATCCAAATTTATATGGTTCTCTTCATAATAACGGTCACAATGCAATCGCTTATATTCACGATCCTGATAATAGATTTTTG gAAAATTATGGCGTTATGGGTGATTCGGCAACAGCTATGCGAGATCCAATATTTTATCGCTGGCACGCATATATTGATGATATATTCCAAGAATTCAAATCTACCATACCAAGTTATACTATTCAAAAT ttgggcTTCGACAGCGTAAATGTGCAAAGCATCGAAGTAACAGCTACTGGGTTACCGCGTAATGAATTTGCGACGTTTTGGCAGCAAAGTGACACTGAGTTATCTAGAGGCTTGGACTTTTTGCCACGTGGATCTGTATTTGCACGATTTACTCACTTACAACACGCTCCATTCAATTATAAGATTGTC gttGAGAACAATGGAAATCAGCGAGTTGGAACAGTTCGTATCTTCTTGGCGCCTAAATTTGATGAACGTGGTTTACCATTCTTATTCAGAGAACAAAGAAAACTTTTTGTTGAACTTGACAAATTTAGTGTATCGT TAAAAAGGGGAAGAAACGAAATCGTTCGTCGATCAGTTGAATCATCAGTTACTATACCACATGAAGTAACTTATAGAAACCAAGGAAGTAGCAGACCAGCTGCCAATACAGACGCAGCGGCAACATTCAACTTTTGTGGTTGTGGGTGGCCACAAAACATGTTGATAGCTAAGGGATCAGTAGATGGATTCCAGTGTCAATTGTTTGTTATGGTATCTAATGGTGAAAATGATCAG GTGCCGAACGCGCAAGGAGACGCACAAGTGTGCGACGACGCGTCTAGCTACTGTGGCGTTCTTAATTCCCGTTATCCGGACGCCAGATCCATGGGCTATCCGTTCGACCGCTTGCCACGGGACGGTGTTGTCACTCTCCAACAGTTTTTGACGCCCAACATGGTCACGCAAGACGTGCGCATTCGTTTCAACAACCGTACTGTAGCTCCGTTGCAAAACGCTACAGCGAACAGACCCGCAACGGGAACTACTCAAACTACTGGTAACAGGAGGAACTGA
- the LOC132924538 gene encoding phenoloxidase 1-like isoform X1: protein MADKNNILYLFDRPTEPIFIGKGDDNVSFDVPTEYLIDRYKPLASDIQTRFPGGKTIPIIKLNNIPDLSIPLGLSRNAPFSLFNPSHSKMASKLIEILMNTKSYDELLSLSVYCRDRINPYMFTYALSVVLIHRPDTRNLRLPSHSEMFPSLYMNSSVFSRAREESAVVQAGSRSRREARKLPERNGAYCRQSRFEQHERSCLSTPIEIPHDYSANNLDSEHRVSYFREDIGINLHHWHWHLVYPFDGPLNIVNKDRRGELFFYMHQQIIARYNMERLSNNLNRVVRLTNWNEPIAEGYFPKLDNILANRVWSPRPANAVLTNISREVEQITFDIEDLVRWRDRLFNAIHSGFIINTAGQQVRLTENDGINILGNLIEASILSQNPNLYGSLHNNGHNAIAYIHDPDNRFLENYGVMGDSATAMRDPIFYRWHAYIDDIFQEFKSTIPSYTIQNLGFDSVNVQSIEVTATGLPRNEFATFWQQSDTELSRGLDFLPRGSVFARFTHLQHAPFNYKIVVENNGNQRVGTVRIFLAPKFDERGLPFLFREQRKLFVELDKFSVSLKRGRNEIVRRSVESSVTIPHEVTYRNQGSSRPAANTDAAATFNFCGCGWPQNMLIAKGSVDGFQCQLFVMVSNGENDQVPNAQGDAQVCDDASSYCGVLNSRYPDARSMGYPFDRLPRDGVVTLQQFLTPNMVTQDVRIRFNNRTVAPLQNATANRPATGTTQTTGNRRN, encoded by the exons ATGgcagacaaaaataatattttatacttgttcgATCGTCCTACTGAACCTATATTCATCGGGAAAGGCGATGATAATGTGTCTTTCGATGTGCCTACTGAATACTTG aTCGACCGTTACAAACCATTGGCATCGGACATTCAAACTCGTTTTCCCGGTGGTAAAACCATTCCAATCATCAAGTTGAACAATATTCCTGACTTATCAATTCCACTAGGACTTAGTAGAAATGCGCCATTTTCGCTTTTCAACCCATCCCACAGTAAAATGGCCTCGAAGCTCATCGAGATTCTAAtga ACACGAAATCGTACGACGAACTCTTATCACTTTCTGTGTACTGTCGCGACCGGATCAACCCGTACATGTTTACTTACGCACTGTCCGTAGTATTAATACACAGACCCGACACTCGCAATTTAAGACTACCATCGCACTCGGAAATGTTTCCTAGTCTGTACATGAACTCTTCGGTGTTCAGCCGCGCCAGAGAAGAATCGGCTGTGGTTCAAGCCGGCTCTAGG TCGAGACGAGAAGCCAGAAAATTACCCGAACGTAATGGCGCGTATTGTCGACAATCACGTTTTGAACAACACGAACGATCTTGTTTGTCA ACTCCAATCGAAATACCGCACGATTATTCTGCCAACAACCTGGACTCGGAGCACAGGGTTAGTTATTTCCGCGAAGACATTGGCATCAACCTCCATCACTGGCATTGGCATTTGGTCTACCCGTTCGACGGACCGCTCAATATTGTAAATAAGGACAGGCGTGgtgaattgtttttttacatGCACCAACAAATTATAGCTAG ATACAACATGGAACGGTTAAGCAATAATTTGAATAGAGTAGTTCGTTTGACCAACTGGAATGAACCGATTGCAGAGGGCTACTTCccaaaattagataatattttagctAATCGTGTGTGGTCTCCAAGACCCGCCAATGCAGTACTTAca AATATTAGCAGAGAAGTAGAACAAATCACATTTGACATAGAAGATCTTGTGCGTTGGAGAGACCGTCTGTTCAATGCTATTCATTCTGGATTTATTATCAac aCTGCTGGTCAACAAGTTAGATTAACTGAAAATGACGGAATAAACATATTAGGAAATCTTATCGAAGCTAGTATATTAAGTCAAAATCCAAATTTATATGGTTCTCTTCATAATAACGGTCACAATGCAATCGCTTATATTCACGATCCTGATAATAGATTTTTG gAAAATTATGGCGTTATGGGTGATTCGGCAACAGCTATGCGAGATCCAATATTTTATCGCTGGCACGCATATATTGATGATATATTCCAAGAATTCAAATCTACCATACCAAGTTATACTATTCAAAAT ttgggcTTCGACAGCGTAAATGTGCAAAGCATCGAAGTAACAGCTACTGGGTTACCGCGTAATGAATTTGCGACGTTTTGGCAGCAAAGTGACACTGAGTTATCTAGAGGCTTGGACTTTTTGCCACGTGGATCTGTATTTGCACGATTTACTCACTTACAACACGCTCCATTCAATTATAAGATTGTC gttGAGAACAATGGAAATCAGCGAGTTGGAACAGTTCGTATCTTCTTGGCGCCTAAATTTGATGAACGTGGTTTACCATTCTTATTCAGAGAACAAAGAAAACTTTTTGTTGAACTTGACAAATTTAGTGTATCGT TAAAAAGGGGAAGAAACGAAATCGTTCGTCGATCAGTTGAATCATCAGTTACTATACCACATGAAGTAACTTATAGAAACCAAGGAAGTAGCAGACCAGCTGCCAATACAGACGCAGCGGCAACATTCAACTTTTGTGGTTGTGGGTGGCCACAAAACATGTTGATAGCTAAGGGATCAGTAGATGGATTCCAGTGTCAATTGTTTGTTATGGTATCTAATGGTGAAAATGATCAG GTGCCGAACGCGCAAGGAGACGCACAAGTGTGCGACGACGCGTCTAGCTACTGTGGCGTTCTTAATTCCCGTTATCCGGACGCCAGATCCATGGGCTATCCGTTCGACCGCTTGCCACGGGACGGTGTTGTCACTCTCCAACAGTTTTTGACGCCCAACATGGTCACGCAAGACGTGCGCATTCGTTTCAACAACCGTACTGTAGCTCCGTTGCAAAACGCTACAGCGAACAGACCCGCAACGGGAACTACTCAAACTACTGGTAACAGGAGGAACTGA